In Polypterus senegalus isolate Bchr_013 chromosome 12, ASM1683550v1, whole genome shotgun sequence, the following are encoded in one genomic region:
- the tyk2 gene encoding non-receptor tyrosine-protein kinase TYK2, with translation MSLCRGSVKHGEPHAERNQKELHPVLRVFLYWSKEGEAFLEYKEENVTAEDICIEAAKRVGISPLCHSLFALYNPEEKCWFSPSHVFMLEKKFNLTVHYRMRFYFRNWHGGSEKEASVYRYAPKQYDSSGNKLKLDQGSSLLDQPSLEYLFAQGRSDFTDDAVSIKDFQNEQEVNKFKNESLGMAVLHLSHIAVQSGRSLEEVAKETSFMRCIPKSFCKQIQQNNYLTKLRIRTVFKNFVKGFNMHTVSLGKLSAQDIMYKYLSTLETLVPNFGLELFKVLDLDFQSEGERANFYNQNGGFGQSESEYIAVQSKAATFEVLVSGTEGIKWRRLKHEPVENGSGSRIYFGRNKRSKHKSKLPQQPHTHDQKWSFFCDFPEITHIVINHSSVSVSRADNKSMELGLKNYEEALSFVSLVDGYFRLTADFHHYLCHEVAPPRIVLSNENGIHGPIQEEFAIQKLKREEKEPGLFVVRWSARDFHRLILTVLNKYPENNGQHHKQFRIQQKGSKFVLEGWEREFSSVKELTENLKTCVLKSGSECFFVKKCCLPKSGEISNLIVARQSPDSSVRPIPNELNLSQLSFHRIHKEEVLQVVHLGRGTRTNIYEGIMRVKNTARGDDDYSEWNNNNTEEIRVVLKILDQTQKGIALAFFETASLMSQVSHIHLVFVHGVCVKGSENIMVEEFVEFGPLDVFLRKEKEHVTPQWKFTVAKQLASALTYLENKKLVHGNVCARNILVARKGLDENSSPFIKLSDPGIGFTALSREECIERIPWIAPECIQNFKNLSIAADKWSFGITLLEICYNGDLPMNESTLAEKERFYEKKSHLPEPSSKELASFISKCLNYDPTERPSFRTVLRELTELQQKNPDISSRCSVQPDADPSVFLKRYLKKMRDLGEGHFGKVSLYVYDPNNDGTGEQVAVKSLKQDSSSQLQECWKREIEILRALYHKNIVKYKGCCSEFGGQMVQLIMEFLPLGSLRDYLPKHHIGLKQILLFAEQISEGMEYLHSKRYIHRDLAARNVLLETENTVKIGDFGLSKYIPENAEYYRVNEEGDSPVFWYSIESMKESKFSFATDVWAFAVTLYELLTYCDHRLSPPVKYLEMIGNTQGQLTVLRLIELLESKRRLPYPKDCPLEVCTLMEKCWDSDPARRPMFNEIIVSIKEITEKFYQPATVKLNLISQP, from the exons ATGTCACTGTGCCGGGGTTCAGTTAAACACGGAGAGCCTCACGCAGAGCGGAACCAAAAGGAATTGCATCCAGTTCTCCGTGTATTTCTCTATTGGTCCAAGGAAGGAGAAGCATTCCTTGAGTacaaagaagaaaatgttacTGCAGAGGATATTTGCATTGAAGCAGCAAAACGTGTTG GTATTTCACCCCTTTGCCACAGTCTGTTCGCACTGTATAATCCAGAAGAAAAATGCTGGTTCAGCCCTAGCCATGTATTTATGTTGGAGAAGAAGTTCAACCTTACAGTGCATTACCGAATGAG ATTTTATTTTCGCAACTGGCATGGAGGGAGCGAGAAAGAAGCATCGGTGTACAGATATGCTCCTAAACAATATGATTCTAGTGGAAATAAACTCAAGTTGGATCAGGGAAGTTCACTTTTGGATCAGCCATCCTTGGAGTATTTATTTGCACAG GGGAGGAGTGACTTTACTGATGATGCAGTATCAATCAAAGACTTTCAGAATGAGCAAGAagtaaacaagtttaaaaatgagAGTTTGGGAATGGCAGTTTTGCACTTGTCTCACATTGCTGTGCAGTCTGGACGCTCTTTAgaagaagtggcaaaagaaacaaG CTTTATGCGCTGCATCCCCAAATCCTTCTGCAAACAGATTCAACAAAACAACTACTTAACAAAACTACGTATTAGAACTGTCTTCAAAAATTTTGTTAAAGGTTTCAATATGCACACTGTCAGCCTTGGAAAGTTAAGTGCTCAGGACATTATGTATAAATATCTGTCCACTTTGGAAACTTTAGTTCCCAACTTTGGTTTAGAGCTTTTCAAGGTTTTGGATTTAGATTTTCAGTCTGAAGGTGAGAGGGCTAATTTTTATAATCAGAATGGAGGTTTTGGGCAGTCAGAGTCGGAGTACATTGCTGTGCAAAGTAAAGCTGCTACCTTTGAAGTACTTGTATCTGGGACAGAAGGAATTAAGTGGCGACGATTAAAGCATGAG CCTGTAGAAAATGGCAGTGGAAGCAGGAtctattttggaagaaataaaagaagcaaacacaaaagcaaacttcCTCAACAGCCACACACACATGACCAAAAATGGTCCTTTTTCTGTGACTTTCCTGAAATTACACATATTGTGATAAATCACTCTAGTGTGAGTGTAAGCCGTGCAGACAATAAGTCAATG GAGCTAGGTCTGAAGAATTATGAAGAGGCACTCTCATTTGTATCTCTGGTTGATGGATATTTTCGTCTTACAGCAGACTTTCACCATTATCTGTGCCATGAGGTTGCTCCTCCTCGGATCGTTCTAAGCAATGAAAATGGAATTCACGGACCTATTCA AGAGGAGTTTGCCATTCAGAAActgaaaagggaagaaaaagagCCTGGTTTGTTTGTTGTTCGTTGGAGTGCCCGTGATTTCCATAGGTTAATCCTGACTGTTTTAAACAAATATCCTGAG AACAATGGCCAGCACCACAAACAGTTTCGAATACAGCAAAAGGGAAGCAAGTTTGTACTTGAGGGCTGGGAGCGAGAATTCAGCAGTGTAAAGGAGCTGACAGAAAACCTTAAGACATGCGTCCTTAAATCAGGAAGTGAATGTTTTTTTGTTAAGAAGTGCTGCTTGCCAAAATCTGGAG aaatttctaATTTAATTGTGGCAAGACAGTCTCCAGACAGCAGTGTACGACCAATACCAAATGAACTGAATTTAAGCCAGCTGAGTTTTCACCGTATTCATAAAGAGGAGGTTTTGCAG GTTGTACATTTAGGTCGTGGTACAAGGACCAATATATATGAAGGTATAATGCgtgtaaaaaatacagcaagagGGGATGATGATTACAGTGAGTGGAACAACAACAATACTGAAGAAATCAGAGTAGTGCTGAAGATCCTAGACCAAACTCAAAAGGGCATAGCTCTG GCATTTTTTGAAACTGCAAGTTTGATGAGTCAGGTGTCTCACATTCATTTGGTGTTTGTTCATGGAGTCTGTGTCAAGGGATCTGAAA ATATCATGGTGGAAGAGTTTGTAGAATTTGGACCATTAGATGTTttcttaagaaaagaaaaagaacatgtGACTCCACAATGGAAGTTTACTGTGGCAAAACAACTGGCTAGTGCACTGACTTACCtg GAAAACAAGAAACTAGTTCATGGCAATGTCTGTGCTAGAAACATTCTTGTGGCGAGAAAAGGACTTGATGAGAATAGCTCTCCATTTATTAAATTAAGTGATCCTGGCATAGGATTTACAGCACTTTCCAGAGAAG AATGTATTGAAAGAATTCCCTGGATTGCTCCTGAATGTATTCAGAACTTCAAAAATCTGAGTATTGCTGCTGACAAATGGAGTTTCGGTATAACACTGCTGGAAATTTGCTACAATGGAGATCTTCCAATGAACGAGAGTACACTGGCTGAG AAAGAACGGTTTTATGAGAAAAAATCTCATCTGCCTGAACCATCTTCAAAAGAGTTGGCCAGCTTCATCAGCAAGTGCCTGAACTATGACCCCACAGAGCGACCTTCTTTCAGAACTGTCCTTCGAGAGCTTACAGAGTTGCAACAGAAAA ACCCAGATATTTCTTCAAGATGTAGTGTCCAGCCCGATGCTGACCCATCTGTGTTCCTTAAGCGATATCTTAAAAAAATGAGAGACCTTGGTGAG GGACATTTTGGAAAAGTATCACTCTATGTTTATGACCCCAACAATGATGGCACTGGTGAACAAGTAGCAGTGAAGTCTCTGAAGCAAGATAGTAGCAGTCAGCTTCAAGAGTGCTGGAAACGGGAAATTGAAATTCTAAGAGCActttaccacaaaaatattgtaaaatacaaaggATGTTGTAGTGAATTTG GGGGGCAGATGGTTCAGCTAATCATGGAGTTTCTTCCTCTTGGGAGCCTACGTGATTACTTACCTAAACACCatataggtttgaaacaaatacTGTTGTTTGCAGAGCAGATTTCTGAG ggtatgGAATATCTTCATTCAAAGCGTTACATTCATCGAGACCTTGCAGCAAGAAATGTTCTTCTTGAAACAGAGAACACAGTGAAGATTGGAGATTTTGGACTGAGCAAATACATTCCTGAGAATGCAGAGTATTACAGAGTCAATGAAGAGGGAGATAGTCCTGTTTTCTG GTATTCTATAGAGAGCATGAAAGAAAGCAAGTTCTCTTTTGCAACTGATGTTTGGGCTTTTGCTGTTACATTGTATGAGCTCCTCACATACTGTGATCACCGACTTAGTCCTCCAGTg AAATACCTAGAGATGATTGGCAACACACAAGGCCAGTTAACAGTACTGCGACTCATTGAACTACTGGAGAGTAAAAGACGTTTGCCTTATCCTAAAGACTGCCCGCTTGAG GTCTGCACGCTAATGGAAAAATGCTGGGACAGTGATCCTGCTCGCCGACCAATGTTTAATGAAATCATTGTATCAATTAAGGAAATAACTGAGAAGTTTTATCAGCCAGCAACTGTCAAATTAAATCTGATCAGCCAGCcttaa